The Oecophyllibacter saccharovorans sequence TCCTCAAGGACGGCCAGTGCGTGGCCCAGGGGAAGGCACAGGAAGTGACCACGCCTGAAGTGCTGGCCAAGGTCTACGGCGTGCAGGCCCGCCTGGAAGTATGCGGCCAGGGCAGGCCGCATGTGCTCGTCGACGGTCTGGCTGAAAATGCCCCTGCCAGCCTGGTCGCGCCAGGGCCTGGGAAAGCGGAAAACTGACCCGGCCCTCCCTGGCGGGGACAGGAGAACTTTTTTTTCTGGCAAAACCTCTATAAGACGCCTCAAATGCCCAGGGCGTGAACTGCGGCGCGTGGCAGTGAGCGCAGTGACAGATGGAAAGGGAAAACGCATGGCCCAGGATGATCTCATCGAACCCGTCATCGGGGTGATCGGCGGTTCCGGCCTGTATGAAATCGAAGGGCTGGAGAACAGGGAATGGCGCACTTGTGAAACGCCCTGGGGCCGTCCCTCAGATGATCTGCTTTTCGGCACTTTCGACGGTGTGCGCTGCGTCTTTCTTCCCCGCCACGGGCGCGGCCATCCCCTGCCGCCCTCGCGGCTGAACTACCGCGCCAACATCGACGTTCTCAAGCGCGCCGGCGTCACAGACATCATTTCCCTCTCCTCAGTGGGGTCGCTCAAGGAAGAGCTGGCACCTGGGCATTTCGTGTTGCCCGACCAGCTGATCGACCAGACGCGCGACCGCCCCCGCACTTTCTTCGAGGAAGGGTGCGTCGCCCAGATCAGCATGGCCAACCCGTTTTCGAGCCGGCTGCTGAAAGTGCTGGGAGAGGAGGGCCACAAGCTCGACATGCCGCTTACGGTGGGAGGCACCTATGTGACCATCGAAGGCCCGCAATTCGACACGCGGGCCGAAAGCGAGCTCTATCGCTCCTGGGGCGCCTCAGTCGTGGGGATGACGGCGATGCCCGAGGCGGTGCTGGCGCGGGAGGCGGAAATCAATTACGCCGTGCTGGCCATGGTGGGCGATTATGATTCCTGGCATGCCAGCCACAACACCAGCGGCGTGGAAAACCTCCTGCGCATCCGCCAGGAGAACAGCCACCGCGCCTGTGAACTGCTGCGCAAGGCCATTCCCATCCTGGGACAGCCGCGCCCCATCTGCCCGACCGGAGCGGAACGGGCGCTGGATCATGCCATCATCACGCCTGCCGATATGCGCCACCCCGCCCTGCTGGCGCGCCTGGACGCCGTGGCGGGCCGCGTGCTTTTCCAGAATGACGATTGGGACGGCGAGTTCTGATCTCCCCGAGCCGGTCTCAGAGCTGAGACCCTTCCAGAAACCAGTAAAAAGCGCCGCTCTCCTGGCTGGAGAAACGGCGCTTTTTCATTGAGCCGGGAAGTCAGAGATCGGAAAAATCAGAGATACGTTTTGAAAAATTCCAGAGTGCGCTTCCAGGCCAGGCTGGCTGCTTCGGGGTCATAGCTGGCGCGCGTCGTGCAGCCGAAGCCGTGGCCGGCACCCGGATAGATGAAGATCTTCACTTCCGGACAGGCCTTGTGGATTGTCTCCCAGTCGGCCGGGGGAATATAGGAATCCTCGGCGCCGAACTGCAGTTCCGTCGGGCAGGCAGGCGGGGGGCTGCAGTGCTGGGCGATGCCGCCGCCATACCAGCAGTTGGCCGCATTGACGGGCAGACTCTGGGCCGCTTCCCAGGCCAGAAGTCCACCCCAGCAGAAGCCCAGAACGCCGACCGGAAAAGCCTTTTCGCCCCCTTTTGCGTGGCCTGCATGTTCCTTGCGCAATGTGTCCAGACAGGCAGCGATGAGTTGTTGGGGCACTCCGGGTGACAGCCGGTCGCGCAATGCCAGCCCTTCCGTCAGTCCGGCTTGGTCATAGGCCAGCACGGTGCCGGGACGGACTGGGTCGAACAGGGCAGGGGCCAGAACGTGGTAGTCCTGCTCTGCCAGGCTGTTGCAGACCTCGCGGATATAATCGGTCAGGCCGAAAATTTCCTGCAGGACAATCAAGCCCGCACGGGGGGTCACGCCTTCAGGAGGCAAGGCTTCCCAGGCCTGGAACGCCTGACCGTCAGCACCTGTCAGGTCGCGTAGGTGGGCCCGGACGCTCCCGGGTGCGGAGGGCCTTTCAGGAGGAGCGGAAGAGGGGGTGGAGGCGGCTGGCATGGGGCGGAAATCTCCGGGTGAACGGGGGTCTGGGGAAAAGCGGGGGCAGGCTGAATTTTTTTTTACCGCCCCCTTGGCGCTGTCAGAATTTCTCCCCATCTTTCTGACAGACCCTGCCTACAGGGCCAAGATATCTGATGTGTTGCTTTCCGGAAGGTCTGTCAGCCCCGTTGCCTGTATGTCTGGCAGGTGGCTGTTCCGAAGCCCGGAAAGCTGAAAACGCAATAATCCGGCAGCTCCGGGCACGCAATGGGCCTGGAGCTTGCCCAAACTGGAGTGCGCCATGACGAAGTTCCGTCCCCTTCACGACCGTGTGGCGGTCCGCCGCCTGGAAGGCGAGCAGAAGACTGCCGGCGGCATCATCATTCCGGATACCGCCAAGGAAAAGCCGATGGAAGGCGAGGTCGTGGCGGTCGGACCGGGCAGCCGTGACGAGCAGGGCAAGCTGATCCCGCTGGAAGTCAAGGTCGGCGACCGCGTGCTGTTCGGCAAATGGTCCGGCTCTGAAGTGAAGATCAATGGGGATGACCTGGTGATCATGAAGGAAAACGACATTCTGGGTATCCTGGGCTGATTTCCGCAGCAGGTTTCTCTGCCCTCCCTGGGGGGCAGGGAGGCCGGCAATTCTGCGGTCTCACAGGCAACCGTCTGAAATTCTGAAGGAGTTCAAGTCGTAATGGCTGCTAAAGACGTAAGATTCGGCGCCGATGCGCGCGAAAAGATGCTGCGTGGCGTGGACGTTCTGGCCAACGCCGTGAAAGTGACCCTGGGCCCCAAAGGCCGCAATGTGGTGCTTGAGAAGAGCTACGGCGCTCCGCGCATCACCAAGGACGGCGTTTCCGTCGCCAAGGAAATCGAACTGGCTGACAAGTTCGAGAACATGGGCGCACAGATGGTGCGCGAGGTCGCTTCCAAGACCAATGACCTGGCCGGTGACGGCACCACCACCTCCACCGTTCTGGCGCAGGCCATCATCCGCGAAGGTGCCAAGGCCGTGGCCGCGGGCATGAATCCGATGGATCTCAAGCGCGGCATCGACAAGGCCGTCGCGCAGGTGGTTGATGAGCTGAAGTCCCACACCAGCAAGATCAACACCCCTGAAGAGATCGCCCAGGTCGGCACGATTTCCGCCAATGGCGAGGAAGAGGTCGGCAAGATGATCGCCGAAGCCATGGAGAAGGTCGGCGCTGAAGGCGTGATCACCGTGGAAGAGGCCAAAGGCCTGCACACCGAGCTCGACGTCGTCGAGGGCATGCAGTTCGACCGTGGCTACATCTCCCCTTACTTCGTGACCAACACCGAGAAGATGGTCGCTGATCTGGATAACCCCTATATTCTGATCTACGACAAGAAGCTCTCCACGCTGCAGCCCATCCTGCCGCTGCTTGAAAGCGTCGTTCAGTCCGGCCGCCCGCTGCTGATCATCGCTGAAGACGTTGACGGCGAAGCCCTGGCCACCCTGGTGGTGAACAAGCTGCGCGGCGGCCTGCGCGTCTGTGCCGTGAAGGCCCCTGGCTTCGGCGACCGCCGCAAGGCCATGCTGGAAGACATTGCCGTGCTGACCGGCGGCCAGGTGATTTCCGAAGATATCGGCATCAAGCTCGAGAACGTCTCTCTCGACATGCTGGGCAGCGCCAAGAAAGCGCATGTCACCAAGGAAACCACCACCATCGTTGAAGGCTCGGGCAACTCCGACGCCATCAAGGCGCGTTGTGGCCAGATCCGTGAGCAGATCAAGGACACCACCTCCGATTACGATCGTGAGAAGCTGCAGGAACGCCTGGCGAAACTGGCCGGTGGCGTGGCGGTGATCCGCATCGGTGGCAGCACCGAGGTGGAGGTGAAGGAGCGCAAGGACCGCGTTGACGACGCCCTGCACGCCACCCGCGCAGCGGTCGAGGAAGGCATCGTGCCTGGTGGCGGAACCGCCCTGGCGCGTGCCAGCCAGAACCTGGCCAATGTGCCGGTTGCCAATGAGGACCAGCGCGTCGGTGTTGAGATCGTGCGCAAGGCCCTGCAGTCCCCCCTGCGCCAGATCGCGCACAATGCGGGTCAGGACGGTGCGGTTGTGGCGTCCAAGGTGCTGGAGAACAAAAGCTATCCTTATGGCTTTGACGCCCAGACCGATGAGTACAAGGATCTCGTGAAAGCAGGCATCATCGATCCGACCAAGGTCGTGCGCACGGCCCTGCAGGATGCGGCTTCCGTGGGTGGCCTGCTCATCACCACCGAAGCCATGGTGGCCGAACGCCCCGAAAAGAAGGCGGCTGCCGGTGCTGATGAAGGTATGGGTGGCATGGGCGGAATGGGAGGTATGGGCGGCATGGGCTTCTAAGCCCATCCCCTTCCTCCGGACGACCCGGCCGGGAAGCTTCGTTGTTTTCCCGGCCATCCTGCCTGCCCGCAGCTTTCCCTTGCGGCCGAGACAAGAAAAATCCTGCTCCCTTTTTCAGGGGCGGGATTTTTTTATGTCTTTTTATCGGAAGTCCCGCCTGGCCTTCAGGAGAGATTGGCTTCTGTAAGCTCCGGACCCTGGCCTTTCCGGGCCAAAAAAGCGCTGATGTCCTCCATCGCCTGTGCCAGCGGCAGGTGCTGGACGGGCACGCCTTCAGGGAAGGCTGAAAGCAGCCGGGTAGGCAGGCGCCGGTCCAGCATGACGAAGACGCCGTAATCATCTGCGCGCCGGATGAGCCGCCCGAAGGCCTGGCGCAGGCGCAGGCGCGTCAGCTGGTCGTCATAGCTGCCCGGCGCTTCGCCGCTGTCCTTAAGGAGGTGGCGGCGCCTTTCACGGTGCAGGATATCAGGCCGCGGCCACGGCGTGCGCTCGAACACCACCATGCGCAGGGCTTCGCCGGGCACGTCCACCCCGTCACGCATGGCATCGGTGCCCAGCAGGCAGCTGTGCAC is a genomic window containing:
- a CDS encoding dienelactone hydrolase family protein, which gives rise to MPAASTPSSAPPERPSAPGSVRAHLRDLTGADGQAFQAWEALPPEGVTPRAGLIVLQEIFGLTDYIREVCNSLAEQDYHVLAPALFDPVRPGTVLAYDQAGLTEGLALRDRLSPGVPQQLIAACLDTLRKEHAGHAKGGEKAFPVGVLGFCWGGLLAWEAAQSLPVNAANCWYGGGIAQHCSPPPACPTELQFGAEDSYIPPADWETIHKACPEVKIFIYPGAGHGFGCTTRASYDPEAASLAWKRTLEFFKTYL
- the mtnP gene encoding S-methyl-5'-thioadenosine phosphorylase, with the protein product MAQDDLIEPVIGVIGGSGLYEIEGLENREWRTCETPWGRPSDDLLFGTFDGVRCVFLPRHGRGHPLPPSRLNYRANIDVLKRAGVTDIISLSSVGSLKEELAPGHFVLPDQLIDQTRDRPRTFFEEGCVAQISMANPFSSRLLKVLGEEGHKLDMPLTVGGTYVTIEGPQFDTRAESELYRSWGASVVGMTAMPEAVLAREAEINYAVLAMVGDYDSWHASHNTSGVENLLRIRQENSHRACELLRKAIPILGQPRPICPTGAERALDHAIITPADMRHPALLARLDAVAGRVLFQNDDWDGEF
- the groL gene encoding chaperonin GroEL (60 kDa chaperone family; promotes refolding of misfolded polypeptides especially under stressful conditions; forms two stacked rings of heptamers to form a barrel-shaped 14mer; ends can be capped by GroES; misfolded proteins enter the barrel where they are refolded when GroES binds) produces the protein MAAKDVRFGADAREKMLRGVDVLANAVKVTLGPKGRNVVLEKSYGAPRITKDGVSVAKEIELADKFENMGAQMVREVASKTNDLAGDGTTTSTVLAQAIIREGAKAVAAGMNPMDLKRGIDKAVAQVVDELKSHTSKINTPEEIAQVGTISANGEEEVGKMIAEAMEKVGAEGVITVEEAKGLHTELDVVEGMQFDRGYISPYFVTNTEKMVADLDNPYILIYDKKLSTLQPILPLLESVVQSGRPLLIIAEDVDGEALATLVVNKLRGGLRVCAVKAPGFGDRRKAMLEDIAVLTGGQVISEDIGIKLENVSLDMLGSAKKAHVTKETTTIVEGSGNSDAIKARCGQIREQIKDTTSDYDREKLQERLAKLAGGVAVIRIGGSTEVEVKERKDRVDDALHATRAAVEEGIVPGGGTALARASQNLANVPVANEDQRVGVEIVRKALQSPLRQIAHNAGQDGAVVASKVLENKSYPYGFDAQTDEYKDLVKAGIIDPTKVVRTALQDAASVGGLLITTEAMVAERPEKKAAAGADEGMGGMGGMGGMGGMGF
- a CDS encoding co-chaperone GroES; protein product: MTKFRPLHDRVAVRRLEGEQKTAGGIIIPDTAKEKPMEGEVVAVGPGSRDEQGKLIPLEVKVGDRVLFGKWSGSEVKINGDDLVIMKENDILGILG